One segment of Caldanaerobius polysaccharolyticus DSM 13641 DNA contains the following:
- a CDS encoding metal ABC transporter ATP-binding protein — translation MENAVEVKNVSFSYGRNQVLNNVSFTVKNGEFIAVIGPNGSGKSTLMNLIIGKLKPSTGQIYILGKNAQSFSQKHLIGYVPQRSFSFNISFPASVSEVVEMGLYASIGLFKKLNPQHRKRVEDALKLVDMYDYKDALIGNLSGGQMQRVFIARCIVSDPQILILDEPTVGIDARSERNLFELLERLNKSGITIIMVTHDIMAITDKVNRIVCLSGGKVNDHCTAIDLLQTGISDLYGYPVKVEKHQHGGKRP, via the coding sequence ATGGAAAATGCTGTTGAAGTAAAAAATGTCAGTTTTTCCTACGGGCGAAACCAGGTGCTAAACAATGTATCTTTTACGGTCAAAAACGGCGAATTCATCGCCGTCATAGGGCCTAATGGTTCGGGTAAAAGCACCCTTATGAACCTCATAATAGGCAAACTTAAACCATCCACAGGTCAGATATACATATTAGGCAAAAACGCGCAGTCCTTTAGTCAAAAACACCTCATAGGATATGTACCACAAAGGTCTTTTTCGTTTAATATATCTTTTCCAGCCAGCGTGAGCGAAGTGGTGGAGATGGGCCTGTACGCCAGTATCGGCCTATTTAAAAAGCTAAACCCTCAGCATCGCAAAAGAGTAGAAGACGCTTTAAAGCTGGTGGATATGTACGATTACAAAGACGCACTTATAGGGAATCTGTCTGGTGGACAGATGCAAAGGGTGTTTATAGCTCGATGCATAGTATCAGATCCGCAAATCCTCATACTGGATGAGCCTACAGTAGGAATTGACGCCAGATCTGAGAGGAACTTATTTGAGCTCTTAGAAAGGCTCAACAAATCCGGTATTACCATTATCATGGTTACCCACGACATCATGGCAATTACGGACAAAGTAAACAGAATCGTATGCCTGTCAGGTGGAAAGGTAAACGATCACTGCACGGCAATAGACCTGCTGCAAACGGGAATCTCCGATCTATACGGATATCCCGTAAAAGTGGAAAAACATCAACATGGAGGCAAAAGGCCATGA
- a CDS encoding metal ABC transporter permease, with the protein MSVFSYDFMIRAFVAGAIISVIAPVVGNYLVLRRLSQMGDTLSHVALAGVAGGMLLGLNPTASSVAFVLLSSFGIEKLRRSYFRYSEVSIAVVMSGGMALAVLLLSIAGNKAANILGYLFGSIVSITRSDIGIIAMLGIAVVVTITLLYKELLYIAFDEEAAGVSGIPVSAINTIFTLLIAITVAISMKIVGALLVSALMVIPPAASLKIAKNFKQTLFYSILFSFISVFVGIIASYYLNLSPGGTIVAIALLILGFINILKPRL; encoded by the coding sequence ATGAGCGTGTTCTCTTACGACTTTATGATAAGGGCTTTTGTAGCAGGTGCGATAATATCCGTAATCGCCCCTGTTGTAGGCAATTACCTGGTCTTGAGGCGATTATCCCAGATGGGAGATACCCTCTCTCACGTGGCGCTGGCAGGTGTAGCCGGAGGCATGCTCCTAGGACTAAATCCCACTGCAAGCTCTGTAGCCTTCGTGCTGCTCTCCTCTTTTGGAATAGAAAAGCTCAGAAGATCCTACTTCAGATATTCTGAGGTATCCATAGCCGTAGTAATGTCAGGAGGTATGGCGCTGGCAGTGCTCCTTTTAAGCATAGCAGGAAACAAAGCTGCTAATATCTTGGGCTATCTTTTTGGCAGCATCGTATCAATAACCCGCTCAGACATCGGGATTATAGCAATGCTTGGAATAGCCGTCGTAGTCACTATAACCCTTTTATACAAAGAACTCCTTTACATAGCCTTTGACGAAGAAGCCGCAGGGGTATCCGGCATACCCGTAAGCGCTATAAACACGATTTTCACGCTTCTCATCGCCATAACCGTAGCCATATCCATGAAAATAGTAGGCGCACTGCTGGTATCAGCGCTCATGGTAATACCACCTGCTGCCAGCCTTAAAATCGCCAAAAACTTTAAGCAGACATTATTTTACTCTATACTGTTTTCATTTATATCGGTATTCGTTGGTATAATAGCATCTTACTATTTAAATCTATCACCAGGCGGTACTATTGTTGCAATCGCCCTTTTGATTTTAGGTTTTATAAACATACTAAAACCCCGTCTTTGA
- a CDS encoding amidohydrolase, which yields MILIKNGRIYTMAGEDYECGDVLIDGQKIAKVGKELSAPGAKVINADGMIVMPGIIDAHCHIGMWEDAVGFEGADGNEATEPVTPELRAIDGINPMDRNFQEAREAGITSVVTGPGSANVIGGQFVAMKTYGHRVDDMIIKEPVAVKVAFGENPKSVYNDHKKMPTTRMAIAALLRQQLVEAQEYMEKLEHGKEDPDKKPERDLGLEALVKVLKREIPLKAHAHRADDIFTAIRIAKEFNVKLTLDHCTEGHLIAEDLKKEGYPAIVGPSLSERSKVELRNLTFKTPGILSKAGVTVALMTDHPVIPIQYLPLCAGLAVREGMDYYEALKAITINPARIIGIDDRVGSIQEGKDADIVIFDGDPLEIKTRCVYSIINGKIVYER from the coding sequence ATGATTCTTATCAAAAATGGAAGAATTTACACCATGGCAGGCGAGGACTATGAGTGCGGCGACGTACTGATTGATGGCCAGAAGATCGCAAAAGTCGGTAAAGAACTGTCGGCGCCTGGTGCTAAAGTTATTAATGCCGATGGGATGATCGTTATGCCGGGCATCATCGATGCTCACTGCCACATAGGCATGTGGGAGGACGCCGTGGGGTTTGAAGGGGCTGATGGAAATGAGGCTACAGAACCGGTTACTCCTGAGCTCAGGGCCATTGACGGTATAAACCCCATGGATCGCAATTTTCAGGAGGCCAGGGAAGCTGGTATAACCTCTGTGGTAACAGGACCTGGCAGTGCCAATGTCATCGGAGGGCAATTTGTCGCCATGAAGACCTATGGACACAGGGTCGACGATATGATCATCAAAGAACCTGTAGCTGTTAAGGTGGCTTTTGGGGAAAACCCAAAATCTGTTTACAACGACCACAAGAAAATGCCCACTACCAGAATGGCTATTGCGGCGCTGCTTAGGCAGCAGCTTGTAGAGGCGCAGGAGTATATGGAAAAGCTAGAACACGGCAAAGAAGATCCTGATAAAAAGCCTGAGCGGGACCTGGGATTAGAGGCGCTTGTAAAGGTGTTGAAAAGAGAAATCCCGTTAAAAGCCCATGCCCACAGGGCTGACGATATATTCACTGCTATAAGGATAGCAAAAGAGTTTAACGTGAAGCTGACGCTGGATCACTGCACTGAAGGACATCTTATAGCAGAAGACCTGAAAAAGGAAGGGTATCCGGCTATAGTAGGTCCATCCCTTTCCGAAAGGTCAAAAGTGGAGCTGAGAAACCTTACGTTTAAGACACCGGGTATCCTTTCAAAAGCCGGTGTCACGGTGGCCCTTATGACGGATCACCCGGTTATACCCATCCAGTATCTGCCTTTGTGCGCTGGTCTGGCGGTGAGAGAAGGTATGGACTATTACGAGGCACTAAAGGCCATCACCATAAATCCTGCCAGGATAATTGGAATAGATGATCGGGTGGGTAGCATTCAAGAGGGCAAGGATGCCGATATTGTTATATTTGACGGAGATCCTCTAGAAATAAAAACCAGGTGCGTTTATTCTATTATAAACGGTAAGATAGTATACGAGCGATAG
- a CDS encoding Tex family protein, producing MDLIVQLLCDEFKLKEFQVVNTIRLIDEGNTIPFIARYRKEMTGNLSDEVLRDFYDRLIYLRNLQQRKQDVIRLIDEQGKLTDELKGKILSCTTLQEVEDLYKPYRPKRRTRATVAKEKGLEPLAAFLMEQRDSGDVIGEAGRYIDPEKGVNTAEEALAGAMDIIAENISDDADIVRLIRSVTYNEGIIVTKGQKEEGSPYDMYYDYSEKVSSIVSHRVLAINRGEKEGYLSVKIQVDEEKLIDMIKKRIVKEDSISRSYLENACEDAYKRLIAPSVERDIRSQLTEKAEEQAIKVFKENLRRLLLQPPVKGKVVMGFDPAYRTGCKIAVVDETGKLLDTATVYPTPPQNEIQSAKQTLKELIYKYSVDIISLGNGTASRESELFISELISELDRDVKYCVVSEAGASVYSASKLGAEEFPDVNVSLRGAISIARRLQDPLAELVKIDPKSIGVGQYQHDVNQKKLEEALNGVVEDCVNSVGVDLNTASYSLLRYVSGITPALAKAIVEYRSEIGAFTSREQLKSVKRLGDKTFEQCAGFLRIPGGENILDNTAVHPESYGVVENLVALYGYKMVDLDEKKLQEIANGAKRQNIEDLAQKLGIGVPTLSDILNEMAKPGRDPRDELPPPIFHKEVMTIEQLRPGMVLTGTVRNVVDFGAFVDIGVHQDGLVHISEISDKFVRHPLDVLSVGDIVKVRVLDVDLKRNRISLSMRGI from the coding sequence ATGGACTTGATTGTACAGCTGTTGTGCGACGAGTTTAAGTTAAAAGAGTTTCAGGTTGTTAATACCATAAGGCTCATAGACGAGGGGAATACCATTCCCTTTATAGCCAGGTACAGAAAAGAGATGACGGGTAACCTCAGCGATGAGGTATTGAGGGATTTTTACGATAGGCTTATTTATCTGAGAAATTTGCAGCAGAGAAAACAGGACGTCATAAGGCTCATCGATGAACAGGGTAAACTCACCGATGAACTCAAGGGAAAAATATTGTCATGCACCACTCTTCAGGAGGTAGAGGACCTCTATAAACCTTACAGGCCCAAGCGCAGGACCAGGGCTACTGTTGCCAAAGAAAAAGGTTTAGAGCCTTTGGCTGCGTTTTTGATGGAGCAGAGGGATTCTGGAGATGTTATAGGAGAAGCCGGGAGGTATATAGACCCTGAAAAAGGTGTAAATACGGCGGAAGAAGCCTTAGCCGGCGCTATGGACATAATAGCGGAAAATATATCCGACGATGCTGATATCGTAAGGCTTATAAGGTCGGTTACATATAATGAAGGCATAATAGTTACAAAAGGACAAAAGGAAGAAGGGTCTCCTTATGACATGTACTACGATTACAGCGAGAAAGTATCCAGCATTGTATCTCACAGGGTTTTGGCTATAAACCGCGGGGAAAAAGAAGGTTACCTGTCTGTAAAAATCCAGGTGGACGAAGAGAAGCTCATTGACATGATAAAAAAGCGCATCGTAAAAGAGGACAGTATATCTCGAAGCTATTTAGAGAATGCCTGCGAAGATGCCTATAAAAGGCTTATAGCTCCGTCGGTGGAGAGGGATATAAGGTCCCAGCTGACGGAAAAGGCGGAGGAGCAGGCTATAAAGGTGTTTAAAGAAAACCTGAGAAGACTTCTACTGCAGCCACCTGTAAAAGGAAAGGTAGTCATGGGCTTTGATCCCGCTTACAGGACCGGGTGCAAGATAGCAGTGGTGGACGAGACGGGAAAGCTTTTGGATACCGCTACGGTTTATCCCACGCCTCCGCAAAACGAAATCCAAAGCGCAAAGCAGACCTTAAAAGAATTGATATATAAATACAGCGTTGATATTATATCTTTGGGAAATGGGACGGCGTCCAGAGAAAGTGAACTTTTTATATCTGAATTGATATCAGAACTGGATAGAGATGTAAAATACTGTGTTGTAAGTGAAGCCGGAGCGTCGGTTTATTCAGCGTCAAAATTAGGTGCAGAAGAATTTCCAGATGTCAATGTTTCATTGAGAGGAGCTATATCTATAGCTAGAAGGCTTCAGGATCCGCTGGCAGAATTGGTGAAGATAGATCCTAAGTCCATAGGGGTGGGGCAATACCAGCACGATGTAAATCAAAAAAAGCTGGAAGAAGCTTTAAATGGGGTAGTCGAAGATTGTGTGAACAGCGTGGGAGTTGACCTGAATACAGCGTCCTATTCTCTTTTAAGATATGTGTCGGGGATAACACCTGCGCTGGCAAAGGCCATTGTGGAATATCGATCTGAAATAGGGGCTTTTACTTCCAGAGAACAGCTGAAATCGGTAAAAAGGCTGGGAGATAAGACCTTTGAGCAATGTGCAGGGTTTTTGAGGATACCCGGAGGTGAGAATATTTTAGACAATACAGCGGTCCACCCGGAGTCCTATGGGGTGGTAGAAAACCTCGTGGCGCTGTATGGCTATAAGATGGTCGATTTAGATGAGAAGAAATTACAGGAGATCGCTAATGGAGCTAAAAGACAGAACATAGAGGATCTGGCCCAGAAGTTGGGTATAGGCGTTCCCACTTTAAGCGATATATTGAACGAGATGGCTAAGCCCGGTAGAGACCCCAGAGATGAGCTGCCGCCCCCTATATTCCATAAGGAGGTCATGACTATTGAACAGTTGAGACCAGGTATGGTGCTGACAGGTACGGTAAGAAATGTGGTGGATTTTGGAGCTTTTGTAGACATCGGGGTTCATCAGGATGGCCTTGTTCACATATCAGAGATAAGCGATAAATTTGTAAGGCATCCGCTGGATGTCCTTTCTGTAGGGGATATCGTGAAGGTGAGGGTGCTGGATGTGGATTTAAAGCGCAACAGGATTTCTCTGTCTATGAGAGGAATATAA